One part of the Glycine soja cultivar W05 chromosome 11, ASM419377v2, whole genome shotgun sequence genome encodes these proteins:
- the LOC114374062 gene encoding uncharacterized protein LOC114374062 — protein MAKNELKPIKVAVMIMIVLGFAEANYNSPSMKIEPNSATDKLSCPAQCGIDCFLANIGYPICYAICVSKCPKNPPSSLYNCITRCGINKPSDINIDARGLAATAVNSCLQECIKK, from the exons ATGGCAAAGAACGAGTTGAAACCTATCAAAGTGGCAGTCATGATCATGATTGTGTTGGGTTTTGCAGAAGCTAATTATAATTCTCCATCTATGAAAATTGAGCCAAACAGCGCAACTGATAAACTTTCATGTCCTGCGCAATGTGGCATAGATTGTTTTCTAGCTAACATTGGGTATCCTATATGTTATGCTATTTGTGTTTCAAAATGTCCTAAAAATCCACCCTCAAGTCTATACAATTGTATTACTCGTTGTGGCATTAACAAGCCGAGTGATATCAACATTG ATGCTCGTGGTCTTGCGGCTACTGCGGTGAATTCTTGCTTGCAGGAGTGCATTAAAAAGTAA